AAGCTACAGAGTTTGCCCATGGCCAATTTCCTGTGTTTCTTGTAAAGAACAGGGCAAAGAGgctttattttgacattttgggGGCTCCATGCCAATCAGTATCACAAGACAAAGACAGTAAGAAAGGGAATGAAGAAACAAACGAGCAAGTTGCACCGGAACAGATGGGCTTAAGTTAACCGAGTGACAGTTTGGGTGTCAGTCTCACAATggctgtggggagaagggaagtaCCACAAGCCTTAGTTGCTCAGAGGCTGCTGAGCAACCCCAGAAAACCTCAGAGAGGCCGCCCCTCTGCGCCAGCGCTGGCCACCCTGACTTGACCGCTGCCTCCCTGAGGGCACTCTTCCCCTGACAGTGCTTGCGGGGGAGGGCCGGGCCGGGGTGCTTTGGAGGTACTGGAAGGCACTCTGACGGCCCACCTGCCTCTCTACGCAGTTAAAGGTCAGGGCCACTCCCACATTGCTCTTCATGACTCTGGAGGAGCCATCAGATGTGCCATCAAAGCACCGGCCAAGCGCAATCTCCTTGGCTGTGCGAGGGTCCTGGTCAGTGACAGTGTAGATGCCATAGTTGTGGCCCAGTGGGTCCAAGGGCGCCAGCATGGTGTACTCAGTGGTGTTGTCATTGACCGCCAGTGGCAGGTGGTTGACCAGGTACTCATGCAGCATGGAGTTTACGCTGACTCGATGGCAGCTGCCCTGGGGGATAACCTTCACCAGCGTGCGGTCTACACGGTCCTGGTCATAGAGCATCCCACTGCACTTGAACTCCAAACAAGCAGCTGAGACATTGGGCTGGTCCCTGTCCCGCGTGCTCTTCACATCCCGGATTCCATACAGCTTTCCcactgtctgccggtgggtgccCCCCATGTTACGGGATCGCACGTTCACCTCCAGTGGCCCCATGATCTTCACCTTGATATAGCAGGCCCTGAACTCCATTGGCTTGGGCCACCATGCCAGGTAGTCTTCAGTCCAGCTCATGGGGTCATCCTCGTTGAAAGGGACCGTGTTGTAGTCATACCGATCCCCCTCAATCTGGTAGAACCGGAAGTGGGCCGCACTGGGAGGTGCTTCCTCGCATGCCTGGAGGTTCTCAAATGCATAGATGGGTCCATTGCTCTCCTCGGCTGAGTTGGGCCTTGGTTTGGCCATGCTGATCTGGAAAGCTGTCTTCTTGGCCTGTGGGTCCTCATGGTCTGTCCGGCGGTACTTGAGCTTGTTGAGGTAGGGCTGAGGGACACCAATTGCATTTGGGTTGAATTTAGGAAAAGACTCCACTGCTTCCAGCTCGTCCCCAGCCAGGCTTGCTAAGACGTAGGCAGAGTAGGCATCAGGGGACTGGTCATCGCAGAAGGCAGGCAGACAGGCCCCATTGGGACCAGTGATGACACTGTCAAAGCGGCCCCAGGCCCTGGGGTTAGAGGAGAAGCCAGTCCGGGGCTCCAGGTTGATCACAGAGACCACGACACCCTGCATCTGCTCACTGGGCAAGAACCTCTCACTTCGGTAGGCCCTCACCTTGATGAAGCACCTCCTGCTTTCAGGGACATCCAGGTTAAAGAGCCTCCTCTCACGAATCTCCATGTTGCCCACCAGGAAGGTCCTGTCTTCTCTTCTGTTCCGCCTTTGGCTTTCAAATTTGAAGTCACCTTCCTCCTCCCACAGCCCTGTGCCTGGGTTGAGGGACCAGAGTTTCATCATGGGCAAGTGCTCTGGCATCTTGACCTGGGTTGAGTCGAGGTGGACCTTTACCTTGCCAACATTAAGTGACTCTGAGGTGGCCTCATCTGTGAAGTCCACAGAGAACATGCCGTATGTTCGAAGGGGGAAGGTGTCTCCTTCATCATTGATGAAGTTCAGGTCACTCTGGGCAGCAGTAGCTGTGGAAATATTCCGAGGATCCAGGAAGGTCACACTGGCCTTTACTTTTCCTGTGTAGGGCTCCCCGTTCTGCCGGTAGAAACTCTTGGATGGGATCTCCAGCTCAGCCACAGGATCTTCACCAGCCACATCCCCCAAGGGGATAATGTTGGTCTCCATGGCCTCCAAGGTGATGGGCTCTTTCCGCCGAAGCATCTTGATCTCATGGAACACCGCACTCCCTTTCTTATTGAAGGGCAGCACTTTGGTGGTGTTGACAAACTTCTGCAGTCTGTCCACAAATGTGAGCACCAGCCTCTCAGTGTCCTGAGGGACGTGGAGGGTGAACGTGCCCTTGTAGCCAGTCATGCTCACACGGCTGTTCCCCATGTACACGTGGCCAAAGCGCATGGGTTCCCCATTGTCAGAGGCGCTGACGCGTCCCCGAACGATACTCTGGGTCTCCGTACACCGCTGGCAGCTGCACTCCATGGCCACCTTGGTGGGCAGTGTGTACCCACTGCACTGGATCTCCCTCTCCTCTGTTTTGGAGATCCCACAGCAGTTCTCCACAGCATCCTGGCACCTGATCCCATTATCCTGCTGCCCTGCACAGGTCTTGACAGGGCAACGACCCACATCATAGTAGAAGGAGTTGGTGGCATTCTGGAAACAATCATGGGGCAGCTGGATAAGGTAGCTCTCGGGGGTTGGGTTGCAAGGAGTCTCATCGGGGGCTATGGAGGGAAATAGTTCGGATATTAAATGCAAGTTCTTTTCCCACATAAAGGGGACCTCAACCTCCCCTCTCTGCCATACTTCAGGGTTTTCAAAGTACTTGTGTGATTCCCAACTCTCACAAAACTCCTCTGAGGGAGATAGAACAGCTGTTACTAATTCCATTTCACACACAGGGAACAGAGTTTGCTGCTGAGACCAGTAGAGTAATCGTCCTAATTGGAGGGGTCTTGAAAATTCATGAGGGTGTTTTGAGTTACCACCAAAATTGGCAGTGCTACTGACTTATAGTGGGCAGGGGgccttgcagctctattttctGCAGTGCCTGACACTGTCTCTCAAACGGAATTCTTCTGCATCCTGTTTGACTTTCACATATTCTACAGACATTCATGTAGGTGGAAAACTTGT
Above is a genomic segment from Pseudorca crassidens isolate mPseCra1 chromosome 1, mPseCra1.hap1, whole genome shotgun sequence containing:
- the CILP gene encoding cartilage intermediate layer protein 1 isoform X1, with protein sequence MFHPPHHTASLCLERLVAGPCWAPVTVLASHLSSWPSGRQMMLTQSVRRAQPGKRTSGIFAKPADPLDSPGEWTTWFNIDHPGGQGDYERLDAIHFYYGHQVCPRPLRLEARTTDWIPAGSTGQVVHGSPLEGFWCLNREQRPGQNCFNYTVRFLCPPGSLRQDTEHSLWSMWSPWSKCSAACGHPGVQTRTRTCLAETVSLCNDATEEGRLCMEQACSACDLTCPMGQVNADCDACMCQDFVLYGVVSLPGGAPASGATVYILTKTPKLLTQTDSSGRFRVPGLCPDGKSILKITKTKFAPIRLTMPKTRLKAATIKAEFMRAETPYIVMNPKAKARRAGQSVSLCCKATGKPKPDKYLWYHNSTLLDPSLYKHESKLVLRNLQRDQAGEYFCKARSDTGAAKSHVARLTVIAPDETPCNPTPESYLIQLPHDCFQNATNSFYYDVGRCPVKTCAGQQDNGIRCQDAVENCCGISKTEEREIQCSGYTLPTKVAMECSCQRCTETQSIVRGRVSASDNGEPMRFGHVYMGNSRVSMTGYKGTFTLHVPQDTERLVLTFVDRLQKFVNTTKVLPFNKKGSAVFHEIKMLRRKEPITLEAMETNIIPLGDVAGEDPVAELEIPSKSFYRQNGEPYTGKVKASVTFLDPRNISTATAAQSDLNFINDEGDTFPLRTYGMFSVDFTDEATSESLNVGKVKVHLDSTQVKMPEHLPMMKLWSLNPGTGLWEEEGDFKFESQRRNRREDRTFLVGNMEIRERRLFNLDVPESRRCFIKVRAYRSERFLPSEQMQGVVVSVINLEPRTGFSSNPRAWGRFDSVITGPNGACLPAFCDDQSPDAYSAYVLASLAGDELEAVESFPKFNPNAIGVPQPYLNKLKYRRTDHEDPQAKKTAFQISMAKPRPNSAEESNGPIYAFENLQACEEAPPSAAHFRFYQIEGDRYDYNTVPFNEDDPMSWTEDYLAWWPKPMEFRACYIKVKIMGPLEVNVRSRNMGGTHRQTVGKLYGIRDVKSTRDRDQPNVSAACLEFKCSGMLYDQDRVDRTLVKVIPQGSCHRVSVNSMLHEYLVNHLPLAVNDNTTEYTMLAPLDPLGHNYGIYTVTDQDPRTAKEIALGRCFDGTSDGSSRVMKSNVGVALTFNCVERQVGRQSAFQYLQSTPARPSPASTVRGRVPSGRQRSSQGGQRWRRGAASLRFSGVAQQPLSN
- the CILP gene encoding cartilage intermediate layer protein 1 isoform X2 → MVVIKACVFFFLVLEVTSLLGRQMMLTQSVRRAQPGKRTSGIFAKPADPLDSPGEWTTWFNIDHPGGQGDYERLDAIHFYYGHQVCPRPLRLEARTTDWIPAGSTGQVVHGSPLEGFWCLNREQRPGQNCFNYTVRFLCPPGSLRQDTEHSLWSMWSPWSKCSAACGHPGVQTRTRTCLAETVSLCNDATEEGRLCMEQACSACDLTCPMGQVNADCDACMCQDFVLYGVVSLPGGAPASGATVYILTKTPKLLTQTDSSGRFRVPGLCPDGKSILKITKTKFAPIRLTMPKTRLKAATIKAEFMRAETPYIVMNPKAKARRAGQSVSLCCKATGKPKPDKYLWYHNSTLLDPSLYKHESKLVLRNLQRDQAGEYFCKARSDTGAAKSHVARLTVIAPDETPCNPTPESYLIQLPHDCFQNATNSFYYDVGRCPVKTCAGQQDNGIRCQDAVENCCGISKTEEREIQCSGYTLPTKVAMECSCQRCTETQSIVRGRVSASDNGEPMRFGHVYMGNSRVSMTGYKGTFTLHVPQDTERLVLTFVDRLQKFVNTTKVLPFNKKGSAVFHEIKMLRRKEPITLEAMETNIIPLGDVAGEDPVAELEIPSKSFYRQNGEPYTGKVKASVTFLDPRNISTATAAQSDLNFINDEGDTFPLRTYGMFSVDFTDEATSESLNVGKVKVHLDSTQVKMPEHLPMMKLWSLNPGTGLWEEEGDFKFESQRRNRREDRTFLVGNMEIRERRLFNLDVPESRRCFIKVRAYRSERFLPSEQMQGVVVSVINLEPRTGFSSNPRAWGRFDSVITGPNGACLPAFCDDQSPDAYSAYVLASLAGDELEAVESFPKFNPNAIGVPQPYLNKLKYRRTDHEDPQAKKTAFQISMAKPRPNSAEESNGPIYAFENLQACEEAPPSAAHFRFYQIEGDRYDYNTVPFNEDDPMSWTEDYLAWWPKPMEFRACYIKVKIMGPLEVNVRSRNMGGTHRQTVGKLYGIRDVKSTRDRDQPNVSAACLEFKCSGMLYDQDRVDRTLVKVIPQGSCHRVSVNSMLHEYLVNHLPLAVNDNTTEYTMLAPLDPLGHNYGIYTVTDQDPRTAKEIALGRCFDGTSDGSSRVMKSNVGVALTFNCVERQVGRQSAFQYLQSTPARPSPASTVRGRVPSGRQRSSQGGQRWRRGAASLRFSGVAQQPLSN
- the CILP gene encoding cartilage intermediate layer protein 1 isoform X3 is translated as MVVIKACVFFFLVLEVTSLLGPGEWTTWFNIDHPGGQGDYERLDAIHFYYGHQVCPRPLRLEARTTDWIPAGSTGQVVHGSPLEGFWCLNREQRPGQNCFNYTVRFLCPPGSLRQDTEHSLWSMWSPWSKCSAACGHPGVQTRTRTCLAETVSLCNDATEEGRLCMEQACSACDLTCPMGQVNADCDACMCQDFVLYGVVSLPGGAPASGATVYILTKTPKLLTQTDSSGRFRVPGLCPDGKSILKITKTKFAPIRLTMPKTRLKAATIKAEFMRAETPYIVMNPKAKARRAGQSVSLCCKATGKPKPDKYLWYHNSTLLDPSLYKHESKLVLRNLQRDQAGEYFCKARSDTGAAKSHVARLTVIAPDETPCNPTPESYLIQLPHDCFQNATNSFYYDVGRCPVKTCAGQQDNGIRCQDAVENCCGISKTEEREIQCSGYTLPTKVAMECSCQRCTETQSIVRGRVSASDNGEPMRFGHVYMGNSRVSMTGYKGTFTLHVPQDTERLVLTFVDRLQKFVNTTKVLPFNKKGSAVFHEIKMLRRKEPITLEAMETNIIPLGDVAGEDPVAELEIPSKSFYRQNGEPYTGKVKASVTFLDPRNISTATAAQSDLNFINDEGDTFPLRTYGMFSVDFTDEATSESLNVGKVKVHLDSTQVKMPEHLPMMKLWSLNPGTGLWEEEGDFKFESQRRNRREDRTFLVGNMEIRERRLFNLDVPESRRCFIKVRAYRSERFLPSEQMQGVVVSVINLEPRTGFSSNPRAWGRFDSVITGPNGACLPAFCDDQSPDAYSAYVLASLAGDELEAVESFPKFNPNAIGVPQPYLNKLKYRRTDHEDPQAKKTAFQISMAKPRPNSAEESNGPIYAFENLQACEEAPPSAAHFRFYQIEGDRYDYNTVPFNEDDPMSWTEDYLAWWPKPMEFRACYIKVKIMGPLEVNVRSRNMGGTHRQTVGKLYGIRDVKSTRDRDQPNVSAACLEFKCSGMLYDQDRVDRTLVKVIPQGSCHRVSVNSMLHEYLVNHLPLAVNDNTTEYTMLAPLDPLGHNYGIYTVTDQDPRTAKEIALGRCFDGTSDGSSRVMKSNVGVALTFNCVERQVGRQSAFQYLQSTPARPSPASTVRGRVPSGRQRSSQGGQRWRRGAASLRFSGVAQQPLSN
- the CILP gene encoding cartilage intermediate layer protein 1 isoform X4, which translates into the protein MVVIKACVFFFLVLEVTSLLGSLRQDTEHSLWSMWSPWSKCSAACGHPGVQTRTRTCLAETVSLCNDATEEGRLCMEQACSACDLTCPMGQVNADCDACMCQDFVLYGVVSLPGGAPASGATVYILTKTPKLLTQTDSSGRFRVPGLCPDGKSILKITKTKFAPIRLTMPKTRLKAATIKAEFMRAETPYIVMNPKAKARRAGQSVSLCCKATGKPKPDKYLWYHNSTLLDPSLYKHESKLVLRNLQRDQAGEYFCKARSDTGAAKSHVARLTVIAPDETPCNPTPESYLIQLPHDCFQNATNSFYYDVGRCPVKTCAGQQDNGIRCQDAVENCCGISKTEEREIQCSGYTLPTKVAMECSCQRCTETQSIVRGRVSASDNGEPMRFGHVYMGNSRVSMTGYKGTFTLHVPQDTERLVLTFVDRLQKFVNTTKVLPFNKKGSAVFHEIKMLRRKEPITLEAMETNIIPLGDVAGEDPVAELEIPSKSFYRQNGEPYTGKVKASVTFLDPRNISTATAAQSDLNFINDEGDTFPLRTYGMFSVDFTDEATSESLNVGKVKVHLDSTQVKMPEHLPMMKLWSLNPGTGLWEEEGDFKFESQRRNRREDRTFLVGNMEIRERRLFNLDVPESRRCFIKVRAYRSERFLPSEQMQGVVVSVINLEPRTGFSSNPRAWGRFDSVITGPNGACLPAFCDDQSPDAYSAYVLASLAGDELEAVESFPKFNPNAIGVPQPYLNKLKYRRTDHEDPQAKKTAFQISMAKPRPNSAEESNGPIYAFENLQACEEAPPSAAHFRFYQIEGDRYDYNTVPFNEDDPMSWTEDYLAWWPKPMEFRACYIKVKIMGPLEVNVRSRNMGGTHRQTVGKLYGIRDVKSTRDRDQPNVSAACLEFKCSGMLYDQDRVDRTLVKVIPQGSCHRVSVNSMLHEYLVNHLPLAVNDNTTEYTMLAPLDPLGHNYGIYTVTDQDPRTAKEIALGRCFDGTSDGSSRVMKSNVGVALTFNCVERQVGRQSAFQYLQSTPARPSPASTVRGRVPSGRQRSSQGGQRWRRGAASLRFSGVAQQPLSN